One window of Halopelagius longus genomic DNA carries:
- a CDS encoding mechanosensitive ion channel family protein — MPFSLAASSPVAQGGPIPSSVAELLRSYGMLVGRVVAFVLALLLVWTLGRLVVVPLVGRLVRERGFDATVQSLSTDVTHALVFVLALALAFTVAGFGSVIAAFGTVAGALSLALGFAAQDLLSNFVAGVFILKDEPFEVGDWVEWNERAGRVEDIDLRVSRIRTFDNERVTVPNSELAGNAVTNPVAYDTLRQRVAFGVGYDEDVSRVRAVVLEEAAKNPEILTDPEPTVLVTELGDSAVELEARFWIADPSRANFVATRSDFVQSVTERLGGEAISVV, encoded by the coding sequence ATGCCGTTCTCCCTCGCCGCGTCCTCTCCCGTCGCTCAGGGCGGCCCGATTCCGTCGTCCGTCGCGGAACTGCTCCGGTCGTACGGAATGCTCGTGGGGCGCGTCGTCGCCTTCGTCCTGGCGTTGCTCTTGGTGTGGACGCTCGGCCGACTGGTCGTCGTCCCCTTGGTGGGGCGACTGGTGAGAGAGCGCGGCTTCGACGCGACGGTACAGAGCCTCTCGACGGACGTGACGCACGCGCTGGTCTTCGTGCTCGCCTTGGCCCTCGCGTTCACCGTCGCCGGGTTCGGAAGCGTCATCGCCGCGTTCGGCACCGTCGCCGGTGCGCTCTCTCTGGCCCTCGGGTTCGCCGCGCAGGACCTGTTGAGCAACTTCGTCGCGGGCGTGTTCATCCTGAAGGACGAACCGTTCGAGGTGGGCGACTGGGTGGAGTGGAACGAACGGGCGGGCCGCGTCGAGGACATCGACCTGCGCGTCTCCCGCATCCGGACGTTCGACAACGAACGCGTCACCGTCCCCAACTCGGAACTCGCGGGCAACGCCGTGACGAACCCCGTCGCCTACGACACCCTCCGCCAACGCGTCGCGTTCGGTGTCGGCTACGACGAGGACGTCTCTCGCGTCCGCGCCGTCGTCCTCGAAGAGGCGGCGAAGAACCCCGAGATTCTGACCGACCCCGAACCGACCGTCCTCGTCACCGAACTCGGCGACTCGGCGGTCGAACTCGAAGCGCGCTTCTGGATTGCGGACCCCTCGCGGGCGAACTTCGTGGCGACGCGCTCCGACTTCGTCCAGTCCGTGACGGAACGCCTCGGCGGCGAGGCTATCAGCGTCGTCTGA
- a CDS encoding ATP-dependent DNA helicase: MRFFPYERPYPNQREAMSGIAEALDEERDVLIEGAPGTGKTLSALVPALEYAQSEDKTVVITTNVHQQMRQFVEDARAITREEPIRAVVFKGKSSMCHIDVEYQECQTLRDTTRSLVEKEEDREELSEQANALVERMREGEQGAAEARTAVTDELDELDEELEELREGNICEYYHNNLTENTDEFFQWLFDDVRTPDDIYEYADQRKLCGYELLKEGMEEVDLVVCNYHHLLDPNIREQFFRWLNRDPEDVITVFDEAHNIESAARDHASRSLTENTLEQALSELEDADDSRTESARNVLSAFLGALRETYDDALGFGEREQVGDDWHDLSIANRDRRDELTLTFLDRYEGRGIDTEVDLALQLGKRLDREYEEAYKDGETTTRKECQTLQAAEFVAAWMADGAKLGQHPMCSVRRDGGTEEVYGRAELYTCIPREVTETLFEEVHASILMSATLRPFDVAEDVLGLSDPKTMAYGLEYPEENRRTLAVETPALFKSEREEPRTQEKLTDVLADASRFTPGNTLVFFPSYSEAERYHERLTERMDVTDRLLLDEAGTPTEELRQTFVAHDGAVLLTSLWGTLAEGVSFDGDDARTVVVVGVPYPHLSERMEAIQDAYDRAYGDRREAGWRYAVEIPTIRKTRQALGRVIRSPEDFGVRVVADKRYTRASSEMGKYGVRSTFPPEERAELVDVAPGKLKFAMLNFYADHDAYDGAPPSP; encoded by the coding sequence ATGCGGTTCTTCCCGTACGAACGGCCGTATCCGAATCAGCGCGAGGCGATGTCGGGCATCGCCGAGGCGCTAGACGAGGAGCGAGACGTGCTCATCGAGGGCGCGCCGGGGACGGGGAAGACGCTCTCGGCGTTGGTTCCGGCGTTGGAGTACGCACAGAGCGAGGACAAGACGGTGGTCATCACGACGAACGTCCACCAGCAGATGCGCCAGTTCGTCGAGGACGCGCGGGCCATCACCCGCGAGGAACCCATCCGCGCCGTCGTGTTCAAGGGGAAATCGTCGATGTGTCACATCGACGTGGAGTACCAGGAGTGTCAGACCCTCCGCGACACGACGCGCAGTTTAGTCGAGAAAGAGGAGGACCGCGAGGAACTGTCGGAGCAGGCGAACGCACTCGTCGAACGGATGCGGGAGGGCGAACAGGGCGCGGCGGAGGCCCGAACCGCCGTGACGGACGAACTCGACGAGTTAGACGAGGAACTCGAAGAACTGCGGGAGGGGAACATCTGCGAGTACTACCACAACAACCTCACCGAGAACACCGACGAGTTCTTCCAGTGGCTGTTCGACGACGTGCGGACGCCCGACGACATCTACGAGTACGCCGACCAGCGGAAACTCTGCGGCTACGAGCTTTTGAAAGAGGGGATGGAGGAGGTGGACTTGGTGGTCTGCAACTACCACCACCTGTTGGACCCGAACATCCGCGAGCAGTTCTTCCGCTGGTTGAACCGCGACCCCGAGGACGTCATCACCGTCTTCGACGAGGCGCACAACATCGAGTCGGCCGCCCGCGACCACGCGAGTCGGAGCCTCACCGAGAACACGCTCGAACAGGCGCTGAGCGAACTGGAAGACGCGGACGACTCCCGCACGGAGTCGGCGCGGAACGTCCTCTCGGCCTTCCTCGGTGCGCTCCGGGAAACGTACGACGACGCCCTCGGCTTCGGCGAGAGAGAACAGGTCGGCGACGACTGGCACGACCTCTCCATCGCCAACCGCGACAGGCGCGACGAGTTGACGCTGACGTTCCTCGACCGCTACGAGGGCCGCGGCATCGACACGGAGGTGGACCTCGCCCTCCAGTTGGGCAAGCGCCTCGACAGGGAGTACGAGGAGGCGTACAAGGACGGCGAGACGACGACCAGAAAGGAGTGTCAGACCCTGCAGGCCGCGGAGTTCGTCGCGGCGTGGATGGCCGACGGCGCGAAACTCGGCCAGCACCCGATGTGCTCGGTCCGGCGCGACGGCGGCACCGAGGAGGTGTACGGCCGCGCGGAACTGTACACCTGCATCCCACGCGAGGTGACGGAGACGCTGTTCGAGGAGGTGCACGCGAGCATCCTGATGAGCGCGACGCTCCGCCCGTTCGACGTGGCCGAGGACGTTCTCGGCCTCTCGGACCCGAAGACGATGGCCTACGGGTTGGAGTACCCCGAGGAGAACCGCCGGACGCTGGCCGTCGAGACGCCCGCCCTGTTCAAGAGCGAACGCGAGGAACCGCGGACGCAAGAGAAACTGACGGACGTGCTCGCGGACGCCTCCCGGTTCACGCCGGGGAACACGCTCGTGTTCTTCCCGTCGTACTCCGAGGCCGAACGCTACCACGAACGACTCACGGAGCGGATGGACGTGACCGACCGACTCCTCTTGGACGAGGCGGGCACGCCCACCGAGGAACTGCGGCAGACGTTCGTAGCGCACGACGGTGCCGTCCTCTTGACCTCCCTGTGGGGAACGCTCGCGGAGGGCGTGAGCTTCGACGGCGACGACGCGCGAACCGTCGTCGTCGTGGGCGTCCCCTACCCGCACCTCTCGGAACGGATGGAGGCGATACAGGACGCCTACGACAGGGCGTACGGCGACAGGCGGGAGGCGGGGTGGCGCTACGCCGTCGAGATTCCGACGATTCGGAAGACGCGGCAGGCCCTCGGGCGCGTCATCCGGTCGCCGGAGGACTTCGGCGTGCGCGTCGTCGCGGACAAACGCTACACGCGGGCGAGTTCCGAGATGGGCAAGTACGGCGTCCGTTCGACGTTCCCCCCGGAGGAGCGCGCGGAACTCGTAGACGTCGCGCCGGGGAAACTGAAGTTCGCGATGCTGAACTTCTACGCCGACCACGACGCCTACGACGGCGCGCCGCCGAGCCCCTGA
- a CDS encoding cytochrome P450, protein MSTQPPGPKGVPVFGSSRHYARDPFTFLTNVAEAYGDVIHFGLGPIDTYMLTNPADVERVLVTEDAKFHKPDFQDDAIGTLLGDGLLLSEGETWRKQRELAKPAFDPRRIASLSGVMTDHATAMVEEWEDGDVRDVQLEMARVTVKIIVEAMFGASIDDERTRVVQANLEPLGRRFEPDPFRFLVPDWAPTKENREYKRSVRVLEGIIDEIVAERTGTESDPSATVTDAPEERAPRDLLSVLLRAKKRGDQTDEQLRDEMMTMLLAGHDTTALTLTYAWYLLSQHPEAEAKVHEELDAVCGGETPTMADVRRFDYIERVLQEAMRLYPPVYVIFREPQVDVRLGGYRVPEGSAVMLPQWVVHRSPRWYDSPEEFDPDRWLPERRAKRPRFSYFPFGGGPRHCIGKQFSMLEAQLILGTVAQRYELEYVREKPFDLRGSLTMHPDEPMGMRLRARD, encoded by the coding sequence ATGAGCACCCAGCCCCCCGGACCGAAGGGCGTGCCGGTGTTCGGCAGCAGTCGGCACTACGCGAGGGACCCCTTCACCTTCCTGACGAACGTGGCCGAGGCGTACGGCGACGTGATCCACTTCGGACTCGGACCCATCGACACGTACATGCTCACCAACCCCGCCGACGTAGAGCGGGTGTTGGTGACCGAGGACGCGAAGTTCCACAAGCCGGACTTCCAAGACGACGCCATCGGAACGCTCCTCGGAGACGGCCTGCTCCTGAGCGAGGGCGAGACGTGGCGCAAACAGCGCGAACTCGCGAAACCGGCGTTCGACCCGCGGCGCATCGCGTCGCTGTCCGGCGTGATGACCGACCACGCGACGGCGATGGTCGAGGAGTGGGAAGACGGCGACGTACGCGACGTGCAGTTGGAGATGGCGCGCGTCACGGTGAAGATTATCGTCGAGGCGATGTTCGGGGCGAGCATCGACGACGAACGGACGCGGGTGGTCCAAGCGAACCTCGAACCGTTGGGGAGGCGCTTCGAGCCCGACCCGTTCCGCTTTCTCGTCCCCGACTGGGCCCCGACGAAGGAGAACCGCGAGTACAAGCGGTCCGTGCGGGTTCTCGAAGGTATCATCGACGAGATAGTGGCCGAACGGACGGGAACCGAGAGCGACCCCTCGGCGACGGTCACCGACGCGCCGGAGGAGAGAGCGCCGAGGGACCTCCTGTCGGTGCTCCTGCGCGCGAAGAAGCGGGGCGACCAGACCGACGAGCAACTCCGCGACGAGATGATGACGATGCTACTCGCGGGCCACGACACGACGGCATTGACGCTGACGTACGCGTGGTACCTGCTGTCGCAACACCCCGAGGCGGAGGCGAAGGTTCACGAGGAACTCGACGCCGTCTGCGGCGGCGAGACGCCGACGATGGCCGACGTGCGGCGGTTCGACTACATCGAGCGGGTGTTACAGGAGGCGATGCGACTCTACCCGCCGGTGTACGTCATCTTCCGCGAACCGCAGGTGGACGTACGCCTCGGCGGCTATCGCGTGCCCGAAGGCTCCGCGGTGATGCTGCCGCAGTGGGTCGTCCACCGGTCGCCGCGGTGGTACGACTCGCCCGAGGAGTTCGACCCCGACAGGTGGCTCCCCGAACGGCGCGCGAAGCGCCCGCGGTTCTCGTACTTCCCGTTCGGCGGCGGGCCGCGCCACTGCATCGGCAAGCAGTTCTCGATGCTCGAAGCGCAACTGATACTCGGCACCGTCGCTCAGCGGTACGAACTGGAGTACGTCCGCGAGAAACCGTTCGACCTGCGCGGGTCGCTGACGATGCACCCCGACGAACCGATGGGGATGCGACTGCGGGCGCGCGATTAA
- a CDS encoding 2'-5' RNA ligase family protein — MFSLNILAPGSVERLAEDLFPLLSPFEKVRERHTLVVKRLEGEDSLPHVRERLRSVLSGRPPFEVRTDGIDFFERPTRGEGPVVYLRIESSGLSDLHYDLCREFGVVEGMEADEYTPHVTLARGGRVADAEALADREIDDVRWTVNELAVWDARYREAAARLPLRG; from the coding sequence GTGTTCAGCCTGAACATCCTCGCCCCGGGGAGCGTCGAACGACTCGCCGAGGACCTGTTTCCGCTTCTCTCGCCGTTCGAGAAGGTCCGAGAGCGGCACACGCTCGTCGTCAAGCGACTGGAGGGCGAGGATTCGCTCCCGCACGTCAGAGAGCGACTGCGTTCGGTGCTTTCGGGGCGGCCGCCGTTCGAGGTGCGGACGGACGGCATCGACTTCTTCGAACGGCCCACCCGCGGGGAGGGGCCGGTCGTCTACCTCCGAATCGAGAGCTCTGGACTCTCCGACTTACATTACGACCTCTGCCGGGAGTTCGGCGTCGTCGAGGGGATGGAGGCCGACGAGTACACGCCGCACGTGACGCTGGCCCGCGGCGGGCGGGTAGCCGACGCCGAGGCGTTGGCCGACAGAGAGATAGACGACGTGCGCTGGACGGTGAACGAACTCGCCGTCTGGGACGCCCGCTACCGAGAGGCGGCGGCGCGGTTGCCGCTTCGGGGTTAA
- a CDS encoding SPFH domain-containing protein — MASVFRTLGRLSARGPPDWLVTALTAVVAVAVALLVLPPDPVVVVGAVILALAVTTLYSAVEFVQAYERRALTVLGRYRKLLEPGLNVVPPFVSKTYRFDMRTQTLDVPPQEAITEDNSPVTADAVVYIRVMDAKRAFLEVDDYERAVSNLAQTTLRAVIGDMELDETLSRREEINRRIREELDEPTDEWGVRVESVEVREVKPSMEVQSAMEQQAGAERRRRAMILEAQGERRSAVERAEGEKQSNIIRAQGEKQSQILEAQGDAISTVLRARSAESMGERAIVERGMESLARIGESPSTTYVLPQELTSLLGRYGRQLTDSDLQESAALESNDFDAETQELLGLNDVEEILAGTNGDIGNGENIAGRSDATESEYEER, encoded by the coding sequence ATGGCAAGCGTCTTCCGCACGCTGGGACGGCTATCGGCCCGCGGGCCGCCGGACTGGTTGGTCACCGCACTGACCGCCGTCGTCGCCGTCGCAGTCGCCCTCCTCGTCCTCCCTCCCGACCCGGTGGTAGTGGTCGGCGCAGTGATTCTGGCGCTCGCCGTCACCACCCTCTACAGCGCCGTCGAGTTCGTCCAAGCGTACGAGCGTCGGGCGCTGACCGTCCTCGGTCGGTACCGGAAGCTGCTCGAACCGGGGTTGAACGTCGTCCCGCCGTTCGTCTCGAAGACGTACCGCTTCGACATGCGGACGCAGACGCTCGACGTGCCGCCGCAGGAGGCCATCACGGAGGACAACTCGCCGGTCACCGCCGACGCCGTCGTCTACATCAGGGTGATGGACGCAAAGCGGGCGTTCCTCGAAGTCGACGACTACGAGCGGGCCGTGTCGAACCTCGCACAGACGACGCTCCGGGCCGTCATCGGCGACATGGAACTCGACGAGACGCTGTCGCGCCGCGAGGAGATAAACCGCCGAATCCGCGAGGAACTCGACGAACCCACCGACGAGTGGGGCGTCCGCGTCGAGAGCGTCGAGGTCCGCGAGGTGAAGCCGTCGATGGAAGTCCAAAGCGCGATGGAACAGCAGGCGGGCGCCGAACGCCGCCGCCGCGCGATGATTCTCGAAGCGCAGGGTGAGCGTCGCTCTGCCGTCGAACGCGCAGAGGGTGAGAAGCAGTCGAACATCATCCGCGCGCAGGGCGAAAAGCAGAGCCAGATTCTCGAAGCGCAGGGCGACGCCATCTCGACGGTCCTGCGCGCGCGGTCCGCCGAGTCGATGGGCGAACGCGCCATCGTCGAACGGGGGATGGAGAGTCTCGCTCGCATCGGCGAGTCGCCCTCGACGACGTACGTCCTCCCGCAGGAACTCACCTCGCTTCTCGGGCGCTACGGCCGGCAACTCACCGACAGCGACCTACAGGAGTCGGCGGCGTTGGAGAGCAACGACTTCGACGCCGAGACGCAGGAACTCCTCGGACTGAACGACGTCGAGGAGATTCTGGCCGGGACGAACGGCGACATCGGAAACGGCGAGAACATCGCCGGGCGGTCCGACGCCACGGAGAGCGAGTACGAGGAGCGCTGA
- a CDS encoding flavodoxin domain-containing protein gives MDASAPPSDSGTVLVAYATTEGQTRAVAERIAVVADRRGAETTLVNLDAPHADVDPASFDAVFVGGSIHGGSHQRSVSEFAENHRNALRSVPSGFFSVSLSAASDDPEIREKAEEYVERFTANARWSPDRTATVGGALKYGEYGFLKRFVMRRIVAKMGGDTDPRRDYEYTDWTRVERFAEEVLDLAAVSSVSRTNARG, from the coding sequence ATGGACGCCTCCGCTCCCCCGTCCGACTCCGGAACGGTACTCGTCGCCTACGCCACGACCGAGGGACAGACGCGGGCGGTCGCAGAGCGAATCGCCGTCGTCGCCGACCGGCGCGGCGCGGAGACGACGCTCGTGAACCTCGACGCCCCGCACGCGGACGTCGACCCCGCGTCGTTCGACGCCGTCTTCGTCGGCGGGTCGATACACGGCGGGTCCCACCAGCGGTCCGTCTCGGAGTTCGCCGAGAACCACCGAAACGCGCTCCGTTCGGTTCCCTCGGGCTTTTTCTCTGTCAGTCTCTCGGCGGCCAGCGACGACCCGGAGATTCGGGAGAAGGCCGAAGAGTACGTCGAACGGTTCACCGCGAACGCGCGGTGGTCGCCCGACCGGACGGCGACGGTCGGCGGCGCGTTGAAGTACGGCGAGTACGGCTTCCTCAAGCGGTTCGTCATGCGGAGAATCGTCGCGAAGATGGGCGGCGATACTGACCCGCGACGGGACTACGAGTACACCGACTGGACCCGCGTCGAACGGTTCGCAGAAGAGGTGTTGGACCTCGCGGCTGTCTCGTCGGTGTCGCGGACGAACGCGCGCGGGTGA
- a CDS encoding NUDIX hydrolase has protein sequence MVTFAAGGLLRRGDGRLCLVHRPRYDDWVLPKGKLEPGESLVETAVREVREETRCAVECGPFAGRYQYDAGRQGPKGVFVWRMSLVEAYRFVPDEEIDDRTWLSPSSATDCLTYENERSLVGRTLSE, from the coding sequence GTGGTGACGTTCGCCGCGGGCGGGTTGCTCCGCCGGGGCGACGGCCGCCTCTGTCTCGTCCACCGACCGCGGTACGACGACTGGGTGCTCCCGAAGGGGAAACTCGAACCGGGCGAGTCGCTGGTCGAGACGGCCGTCCGCGAGGTTCGCGAGGAGACGCGGTGCGCCGTCGAGTGCGGCCCCTTCGCCGGGCGCTACCAGTACGACGCCGGTCGGCAGGGACCGAAAGGCGTCTTCGTCTGGCGGATGTCGTTGGTCGAGGCGTACCGATTCGTCCCCGACGAAGAGATAGACGACCGGACGTGGCTCTCGCCGTCGTCGGCGACGGACTGTCTCACCTACGAGAACGAACGTTCGCTCGTCGGGCGGACGCTCTCGGAGTGA
- the uvrB gene encoding excinuclease ABC subunit UvrB yields the protein MSDTSGSEKGPLSPDRPAADRDFRVDAPFDPAGDQPEAIEKLARGYEQGMDTQTLLGVTGSGKTNTVSWLIEEIQKPTLVIAHNKTLAAQLYEEFRNLFPDNAVEYFVSYYDYYQPEAYVEQTDTYIDKDMSINEEIDRLRHSATRSLLTRDDVIVVASVSAIYGLGDPKNYTDMSLRLEVGDRIDRDELLGRLVDLNYERNDVDFQQGTFRVRGDTVEVFPMYGRYAVRIEFWGDEIDRMMKLDPLQGEVVSEEPAVLVHPAEHYSIPEDKLEQAISEIEELKEQRVRYFERQGDLVAAQRIEERTTFDIEMLRETGYCSGIENYSVHMSDRDSGDPPYTLLDYFPDDFLTVVDESHQTLPQIKGQFAGDKSRKDSLVENGFRLPTAYDNRPLTFEEFQEKTDKKLFVSATPGDYEREQSEQIAEQIVRPTHLVDPKVEVEDATGQVDDLMDRIDERIERGERTLVTTLTKRMAEDLTEYLEESGVSVAYMHDETDTLERHELIRDLRLGEIDVLVGINLLREGLDIPEVSLVAILDADQEGFLRSETTLIQTMGRAARNVEGEVVLYADKRTDAMESAIEETQRRREIQQEFNEEHGYEPTTIEKAVGETNLPGSKTDTSKATGDAPGNEEEAKQQVAYLRDRMQEAADNLEFELAADIRDRIRKLREEFDLDEEEGVAPESDPDDGLAPPDEF from the coding sequence ATGAGCGACACGTCCGGTTCGGAGAAGGGACCGCTCTCTCCCGACCGCCCGGCGGCGGACCGCGACTTCCGCGTGGACGCCCCGTTCGACCCCGCCGGTGACCAACCGGAGGCCATAGAGAAGCTAGCTCGCGGCTACGAACAGGGGATGGACACCCAGACGCTCCTCGGCGTCACCGGGTCCGGCAAGACCAACACCGTCTCGTGGCTGATAGAGGAGATTCAGAAGCCGACGCTCGTCATCGCCCACAACAAGACGCTCGCCGCCCAACTGTACGAGGAGTTCCGGAACCTCTTCCCCGACAACGCGGTGGAGTACTTCGTCTCCTACTACGACTACTACCAACCGGAGGCGTACGTCGAACAGACGGACACCTACATCGACAAGGACATGTCGATAAACGAGGAGATAGACCGCCTGCGACACTCCGCGACGCGTTCGCTCCTCACCCGCGACGACGTCATCGTCGTCGCCTCCGTCTCGGCCATCTACGGCCTCGGCGACCCGAAGAACTACACCGACATGTCCCTCCGTCTGGAAGTCGGCGACCGAATCGACCGGGACGAACTGCTCGGCCGACTCGTCGACCTCAACTACGAGCGAAACGACGTGGACTTCCAGCAGGGTACCTTCCGCGTCCGCGGCGACACCGTCGAGGTGTTCCCGATGTACGGTCGCTACGCCGTCCGCATCGAGTTCTGGGGCGACGAGATAGACCGCATGATGAAGCTCGACCCCCTGCAGGGGGAGGTCGTCTCCGAGGAACCCGCCGTCCTCGTCCACCCGGCGGAGCACTACTCCATCCCCGAGGACAAGTTAGAGCAGGCCATCTCGGAGATAGAGGAACTGAAGGAGCAACGCGTCCGCTACTTCGAACGACAGGGTGACCTCGTCGCCGCCCAGCGAATCGAAGAGCGGACCACCTTCGACATCGAGATGCTCAGGGAGACGGGCTACTGTTCGGGCATCGAGAACTACTCCGTCCACATGTCCGACCGCGACTCGGGCGACCCGCCGTACACCCTGCTCGATTACTTCCCCGACGACTTCCTCACCGTCGTCGACGAGTCCCACCAGACGCTCCCGCAGATCAAAGGTCAGTTCGCGGGCGACAAATCGCGGAAGGACTCCCTCGTGGAGAACGGCTTCCGCCTCCCGACGGCGTACGACAACCGCCCGCTGACGTTCGAGGAGTTCCAAGAGAAGACGGACAAGAAACTGTTCGTGAGTGCGACGCCGGGCGACTACGAACGCGAACAGTCCGAGCAGATTGCCGAGCAGATCGTCCGCCCGACGCACCTCGTGGACCCGAAGGTGGAAGTCGAGGACGCCACCGGACAGGTGGACGACCTGATGGACCGCATCGACGAGCGAATCGAACGCGGCGAGCGAACCCTCGTCACCACCCTGACCAAGCGGATGGCCGAGGACCTCACCGAGTACCTCGAAGAGTCGGGCGTCTCCGTCGCCTACATGCACGACGAGACGGACACGCTCGAACGCCACGAACTCATCCGCGACTTACGCCTCGGGGAAATCGACGTGCTGGTCGGCATCAACCTCCTCCGGGAGGGTCTCGACATCCCCGAAGTCTCCTTGGTCGCCATCCTCGACGCCGACCAAGAGGGCTTCCTCAGGTCGGAGACGACGCTGATTCAGACGATGGGTCGCGCCGCCCGCAACGTCGAAGGCGAGGTGGTTCTGTACGCCGACAAGCGGACCGACGCGATGGAGTCGGCCATCGAGGAGACCCAACGCCGCCGCGAAATCCAACAGGAGTTCAACGAGGAACACGGCTACGAACCGACGACCATCGAGAAGGCCGTCGGCGAGACGAACCTCCCCGGGAGCAAGACGGACACCTCGAAGGCGACGGGCGACGCCCCCGGAAACGAGGAGGAGGCCAAACAGCAGGTCGCCTACCTCCGAGACCGGATGCAGGAGGCCGCCGACAACCTCGAATTCGAACTCGCCGCCGACATCCGCGACAGAATCCGGAAACTGCGCGAGGAGTTCGACTTGGACGAGGAGGAGGGCGTCGCCCCCGAGAGCGACCCCGACGACGGACTCGCGCCGCCGGACGAGTTCTGA
- a CDS encoding DUF7553 family protein yields the protein MAHEELQNASDELRAAAEAASGDLQSRIYDQSNQLADLAAAERGPDHGRLARHMNALTEIKEETDGEVKERVESAYDHVKEYRSGVSGV from the coding sequence ATGGCGCACGAAGAACTCCAGAACGCGAGCGACGAACTCCGCGCGGCCGCCGAAGCGGCGTCCGGCGACCTGCAGTCGCGCATCTACGACCAGTCGAACCAGTTGGCCGACCTCGCCGCCGCCGAACGCGGCCCGGACCACGGCCGACTCGCCCGACACATGAACGCACTCACCGAAATCAAAGAGGAGACGGACGGCGAAGTGAAAGAACGAGTCGAGTCGGCGTACGACCACGTGAAGGAGTACCGCTCCGGCGTCTCGGGCGTCTGA
- a CDS encoding transcription antitermination protein, with protein MNGQDLADELRDDHETPFSRLGSSKALYALTGGEMDAGPVRAAAADDARSLASVLDEWAADEDDDAAASLYEELAATARDHADSVAPDDHERGETPETDARLAEFEDTVPRLGGLLGRYLVAQKHVEQMVGFFVGDADPRTASEFRDLRGDVEDARDRVAAALDETCEGDDDWDVARDAADAVVEGAYDEYVETLESMGVKPKNVC; from the coding sequence ATGAACGGTCAGGACCTCGCCGACGAACTCCGCGACGACCACGAGACGCCCTTCTCCCGACTCGGCTCCTCGAAGGCGCTGTACGCCCTCACCGGCGGCGAGATGGACGCCGGTCCCGTCCGCGCCGCCGCCGCGGACGACGCGCGCTCCCTCGCGTCGGTCCTCGACGAGTGGGCGGCCGACGAGGACGACGACGCCGCCGCATCGCTCTACGAGGAACTCGCGGCGACGGCCCGCGACCACGCCGACTCGGTCGCGCCGGACGACCACGAACGCGGCGAGACGCCCGAGACGGACGCCCGACTCGCCGAGTTCGAGGACACCGTCCCCCGCCTCGGCGGCCTCCTCGGGCGCTACCTCGTCGCGCAGAAACACGTCGAGCAGATGGTCGGCTTCTTCGTCGGCGACGCCGACCCCCGCACCGCCTCGGAGTTTCGCGACCTGCGCGGCGACGTCGAGGACGCCCGCGACCGAGTCGCGGCGGCGTTAGACGAGACGTGCGAGGGCGACGACGACTGGGACGTCGCCCGCGACGCCGCCGACGCCGTCGTGGAGGGCGCCTACGACGAGTACGTCGAGACGCTCGAGTCGATGGGCGTCAAGCCGAAGAACGTCTGCTAG